From the genome of Colletotrichum destructivum chromosome 10, complete sequence, one region includes:
- a CDS encoding Putative complex I intermediate-associated protein 30 encodes MRATPSLLNKGIWARTMDEFKRRASIAVKAEGIKGPSGPFVLQDFRTPGSTDDCKIMTDQEIGGFSHGALEWVPSLPSTTTTSSQSSPASSTRGYARFHGTISTDLPKNDPKIQRTGFAAWRTPDQKPTLFGKAVWDIDPYSYLALRVKSDRRSYFINLQTDSVVPTDLHQHRLFAKRPGEWETVFIRWNGFVRTNHGFVVEPQMEMLRSKVTTVGLGLTDRVPGPFELCIERIWATNDVEEAVEESDGDMMAAQEAREARESELRNREGKSIRWRER; translated from the exons ATGCGGGCAACACCCTCGCTGTTGAACAAAGGCATCTGGGCCCGAACCATGGATGAATTCAAACGGCGCGCAAGTATTG CCGTGAAAGCCGAAGGGATCAAGGGCCCCTCGGGCCCATTTGTCCTTCAAGACTTTCGCACGCCTGGCTCTACCGACGACTGCAAAATCATGACTGACCAAGAGATTGGCGGCTTCTCCCACGGCGCCCTCGAATGGGTCCCCTCTCTACCCTCCacaacgacgacctcgtcgcaAAGCAGCCCGGCAAGTAGCACCCGAGGCTACGCCCGGTTCCACGGCACGATATCCACCGACCTCCCCAAAAACGACCCCAAGATCCAACGCACAGGGTTCGCAGCATGGAGGACGCCAGACCAGAAGCCTACTCTGTTCGGCAAGGCGGTCTGGGATATTGACCCGTACTCATATCTTGCGTTGCGCGTAAAGTCGGATCGGCGGAGCTACTTCATCAATTTGCAGACGGACTCGGTAGTGCCAACAGACCTGCACCAGCACCGACTGTTCGCGAAGCGGCCGGGCGAATGGGAGACGGTGTTCATCAGGTGGAACGGCTTTGTGCGGACGAATCACGGCTTCGTGGTCGAACCACAGATGGAAATGCTGCGGTCCAAGGTCACGACTGTCGGCCTGGGATTGACGGATCGTGTGCCGGGTCCGTTTGAGTTATGCATTGAAAGGATTTGGGCGACGAACGATGTCGAagaggcggtggaggagagTGACGGGGACATGATGGCTGCGCAGGAGGCCAGAGAAGCGAGGGAGAGCGAGTTGAGAAATCGGGAGGGGAAGAGCATCCGGTGGAGGGAAAGGTGA